The following nucleotide sequence is from uncultured Draconibacterium sp..
GCCATACGAGCTGCTGAACGTTATGGTGCCGAACAGGAAAAACTCAACAATATTTGGGACTACAAAACACACCCGGCCTTTTCGGAAGCGGAACGAGCGGCCCTTGATTTTGCATTTGCTGCTTCCATTATTCCAAATAGCGTTGACGACCAGATTGCGGAAAATTTAAGAAAGTATTGGGATGAAGGCGAGATTGTGGAAATTACGGGAGTAGTTGCTTTGTTTGGCTACCTCAACCGTTGGAACGATTCGATGGGAACAGAAATCGAGAGCGGAGCAATAGAATCTGGCCAGCAACTATTAAGCAAAAAAGGCTGGAATTCGGGAAAACACTCGTATTAAACAACCGACCTCAGACCTGTCATACGTCAACAAATTTTACTTATCATTTCTCCACCTTTGTACATCTAAATTTTAAGGGAATGAAAACACTGGAAGCATTAAAACCGCAACCTCTTTTTAATTATTTCGAAGAGATTTGCCAGGTACCACGGCCATCGAAAAAAGAGGAAAAAATCAGACAGTATTTACTTGATTTTGCACAGAAAAATAATCTTGAAGCAAATACCGACAAAATTGGGAATGTGCTAATAAAAAAGCCTGCCAGTAAAGGAATGGAGCAGGCCCCAACTGTTATTCTGCAAACACACATGGACATGGTTTGCGAAAAGAATTCGGACAAAGAATTTGATTTCGACAACGATCCCATTGAGCCGGTGATTGTTGACGGATGGGTAAAAGCCAACGGAACAACACTGGGCGCCGATTGCGGAATTGGAATAGCGGCTCAACTGGCAGTACTTACCTCAAAAGAACTAAAACACGGCCCTATAGAATGTTTGATTACCGTTGACGAAGAAACCGGACTGACCGGTGCTTTTAACCTGCAACCCGGATTTTTATCGGGTTCGGTTTTGCTGAACCTCGACTCAGAAGACGAAGGCGAACTGTTTATAGGTTGCGCCGGAGGTATTGATACGCTTGCAACTTTTGACTACGAACAAGAAGAAACTCCTAAAAACTCAATTGCCTTAAAAGTTTCAGTTAGCGGACTTTTGGGAGGGCATTCGGGCGACGATATCCATAAAAACCGTGGGAATGCCAATAAAATTCTCAACCGCTTTTTATGGAACTGGAACGAGAATTTTGAAATTCGACTTGCTGAGTTTAATGGAGGAAATTTACGAAATGCCATTGCCCGCGAAGCATTTGGGATAATAACAGCACCAGCTGATAAAAAAGATGAAGTATTGGCTTCATTCGAAAAAATGGCACCTTCGATAAAAGATGAATTCAAGTTTGCTGAGCCAAAACTGGAAATAAGTTGTGTAGAAACAAAACTACCCGCTTTTGTTGTGGATACTAACACGCAAAACAAACTTTTAAATGCGGTTTATGCTTGTCCGCACGGTGTTTTGGAAATGAGTTCGCGTATGGAAGATATGGTAGAAACTTCCACCAATCTGGCTTCGGTTAAATTTTCCGGCAACAACAAAATTGTGGTAACCACCAGTCAGCGTAGCGAAATTGAAGGACGAAAATATTACGCCGCCGAGACTGTAAAATCGGTTTTCAATCTTGCCGGAGCAGCAGTAATACACAGCGATGGTTATCCGGGCTGGACGCCAAATCCGGATTCTGATATTTTAAAAACTACCGTTGAGTCTTACAAAAAACTGTTTGGAAATGAACCGGTTGTTCGCTCCATTCATGCCGGATTGGAATGCGGATTATTCCTTGAAAAATACCCGCATCTCGATATGGTATCTTTCGGTCCAACTATTCGTGGGGCTCATTCTCCTGACGAAAGGCTGGATATTTCAGCAACCGAAAAATTCTGGAAACATCTGGTTGATGTGCTTGAAAATATAAAATAGAATTCACGAAAAAGGAGCTTCAAATGAAGCTCCTTTCTTATTCTTTGTTGAAATAAAATGATCGTAATGCGATTCTTGTTCCTGAACTTTCAGGATTCCGTTTTTCGACAATTCTCATCTGCAGCGTGTGCATTCTGCTCTTCAAATCTTTATCCAGTGTAAAACCTTTTAATGTTGCATCCAATTTATTTGAATAAACATCAAGCTCAAACCAAGGCTGCCCGTCCAGGCTGTATTCAATAATTCCTGAATTGTTATCGGAGTATACCAAAATGCCAACTGCAGTTCCTTTAAAACGAAATTTGATAATCTCGCCGGGATATTCTCCTTTCAGTACCTTTTCTTCCGAAACGTTCGTCATCTCCCAGCCTTTAATTGGCTTTGGCGGATCGGGTGCGATAAAAACAGGATTCGAAAAATCCTTCGTGTCAATCAAAGTTGAAACATCCTGGTTGGTTTGTGCCTGCGTAGAAAAACATAGCACAAGCAATGAAAAGATTATCACTATTCGCATGATTCAGAATTTTTGAAAAGCTGAAGGTAACAATTTCAATCTTTCCATTCAATTTTTTCCTTCCAGTCGCGTCGTCCCGGCGAAGGAAAATCCATCATTACCTGGCCAACGTAGAAGAAACCCAAACTTTTCTGGTTGTTTTCCAGCTCAAGCAATTCATCAAACAACTCGATAAAACCCGGTGTTGCCCAAAAGGCAGCCAAGTCCATTTCGGTAGCAGTCAACCACATGTTTTGTACGGCCATAGAAACCGCTGCAATTTCTTCCCACTCGGGCAAACGCCCGGCTGAATCGGGCTGCAAAATTATAGCTATGGCCACCGGAACGCGCTCAATTGTTGAGGCAAACTTTTCGATTTTCTCCGGAGCAACCGGGTATCCTTCCTTTTGTTTTTCCAGCAATAACGCTTTCGCATCGGCAGCCAGTTTGGCTTTGGCTTCGCCACGGTAAACTTTAAACCGCCACGGTTCTGTTTTTTTATGATTGGGTGCCCAATTGGCACTTCTTAACAACTCTTCTACCGAGCCGTTTGGCAAGTCTTTTTTTGCAAATAAACGGGGAGGCGTCGCTCTACGGTTTTTTATAATTTCTATAACTGACATATTGTTTCTCTAAAAGATTAGTTTCTAGAAAAACACAGCAGTAATCAAAAAGTTGAAAGGATTTTGATAAAGTTTCTTTGATCAAAATTAAAAGGAGACAATGCAATTAATGACTATTCCTCGTCTTTTGTATAACCCAAAATTTTGAACATTTCCTCTGCCGACTGCTCGTTACGATACACATAATCGAAGAAATTACCTTTCTCGTCGCGATCGATAATCACATGTTTTGGCGCCGGAATTAAACAGTGTTTTATACCGCCGTATCCACTAATGGCATCCTGATAAGCACCGGTATGGAAAAACCCGAGATAGAGCGGCTCTTTATCATCGTCGGAATACGAGGGCAGCAAAACCTCCTGGTTAAAGTCTTCCGAGTTGTAATAATCAGAATGGTCACAACTTATACCGCCAATATTGGCGCGCTTATATTCGTTGTTCCATTTGTTTATAGGAAGCAAAATAAACTTCTCGAAAATCGACCACGAATCAGGAATGGTATTCATTAAACTGTTGTTGATGATGTACCAGCTCTCTGTATCGTTTTGCTGTTTTTGCTCCAGCACCTCGAAAATGATTGCCCCACTTTCGCCCACTGTATATTTACCGAATTCGGTGTAAATATCCGGATCGGGCAGGTTTTCAGCCGAGCAGGCCGTTTTTATATTCGAAACAATTTCCTTGATCATGTACTCGTAATCGTACTCAAAACCCAGGTGGTTACGAATTGGGAAACCGCCACCAAGGTTAAACGAATCGAGTGTGTCGCACTGCTTTTTCAGCTCCACATAAAGCTTCATTGCTTTTTGGAACTCGCCCCAGAAATACAGACTGTCTTTAATTCCCGAATCAACAAAAAAGTGAAGCATCTTTAATTCAATGTTTTTCTTTCCTTTAATCTGCTTCTGGAAAAACTCCGGAATATTAGTATGCCTGATTCCCAAACGAGAAGTGTAATAAGCCGATTGCGATTCCTCGTTAATCGCCATACGAATACCTACTTTTACCTTTTCGCCATTGGCTAGTTTTTCAATTCGATCCAGTTCGTTGATACTGTCAAGAACAATAATATTATTCTTAAATCCAAGCCGTTGCAATTCGATAATTTTCGTCAGGTATTCCTGCGTTTTATATCCGTTGTGAATGATCTTCCGGTTCTTATCGATCTTTTTATCCTTAAAAAGATGCAGAATCAGATCGATATCATAAGACGATGAAGTTTCGAGGTTGACATTGTGTTTTAATGCCTCGTTAACCACATGCGAAAAGTGGTTACATTTTGTACAATAACAATAATAATATTTGCCATTATAATTGTTCTTTTTAATGGCCTTATTAAACAGGTTACGTGA
It contains:
- a CDS encoding aminoacyl-histidine dipeptidase, giving the protein MKTLEALKPQPLFNYFEEICQVPRPSKKEEKIRQYLLDFAQKNNLEANTDKIGNVLIKKPASKGMEQAPTVILQTHMDMVCEKNSDKEFDFDNDPIEPVIVDGWVKANGTTLGADCGIGIAAQLAVLTSKELKHGPIECLITVDEETGLTGAFNLQPGFLSGSVLLNLDSEDEGELFIGCAGGIDTLATFDYEQEETPKNSIALKVSVSGLLGGHSGDDIHKNRGNANKILNRFLWNWNENFEIRLAEFNGGNLRNAIAREAFGIITAPADKKDEVLASFEKMAPSIKDEFKFAEPKLEISCVETKLPAFVVDTNTQNKLLNAVYACPHGVLEMSSRMEDMVETSTNLASVKFSGNNKIVVTTSQRSEIEGRKYYAAETVKSVFNLAGAAVIHSDGYPGWTPNPDSDILKTTVESYKKLFGNEPVVRSIHAGLECGLFLEKYPHLDMVSFGPTIRGAHSPDERLDISATEKFWKHLVDVLENIK
- a CDS encoding arginine decarboxylase, yielding MKNTYFDLIEQSYYFPQEGFDLRGDSLTFHGISLKYLIKKYGTPFRFIYLPKIGEQIKKSRNLFNKAIKKNNYNGKYYYCYCTKCNHFSHVVNEALKHNVNLETSSSYDIDLILHLFKDKKIDKNRKIIHNGYKTQEYLTKIIELQRLGFKNNIIVLDSINELDRIEKLANGEKVKVGIRMAINEESQSAYYTSRLGIRHTNIPEFFQKQIKGKKNIELKMLHFFVDSGIKDSLYFWGEFQKAMKLYVELKKQCDTLDSFNLGGGFPIRNHLGFEYDYEYMIKEIVSNIKTACSAENLPDPDIYTEFGKYTVGESGAIIFEVLEQKQQNDTESWYIINNSLMNTIPDSWSIFEKFILLPINKWNNEYKRANIGGISCDHSDYYNSEDFNQEVLLPSYSDDDKEPLYLGFFHTGAYQDAISGYGGIKHCLIPAPKHVIIDRDEKGNFFDYVYRNEQSAEEMFKILGYTKDEE
- a CDS encoding carboxymuconolactone decarboxylase family protein → MKQPLVTPKSGESDPELQQLIEFYEETLGFCPNSVKTMHHRPRIAYAFIEMNKAVMENKGRVTSALKRMIAYISSNAAGCRYCQAHAIRAAERYGAEQEKLNNIWDYKTHPAFSEAERAALDFAFAASIIPNSVDDQIAENLRKYWDEGEIVEITGVVALFGYLNRWNDSMGTEIESGAIESGQQLLSKKGWNSGKHSY
- a CDS encoding nitroreductase, with the translated sequence MSVIEIIKNRRATPPRLFAKKDLPNGSVEELLRSANWAPNHKKTEPWRFKVYRGEAKAKLAADAKALLLEKQKEGYPVAPEKIEKFASTIERVPVAIAIILQPDSAGRLPEWEEIAAVSMAVQNMWLTATEMDLAAFWATPGFIELFDELLELENNQKSLGFFYVGQVMMDFPSPGRRDWKEKIEWKD